The nucleotide window GAGCTATTTCTATTAAATTTTCTTCCTGATTTTTTATGTCTCATAATCTATTATTTTGGCGGCCAATTCTCAAGAACTAATCCCAAAGAAAGCCCTCTAGCTAAAAGCACCTCCTTTATCTCATTTAAAGACTTCTTTCCTAAATTTGGAGTTCTAAGTAAATCGCTCTCAGCTCTAGTAACCAGATCTCCAATGTAATGGATATTCTCAGCTTTTAAGCAATTTGCTGACCTAACAGTTAATTCTAGCTCATCAACAGGCCTTAGCATGACAGGATCAATAGGATCTTGTTCAGGTTCTTCATCTACAAATTCTAAAGCTCCTAATTCAGCAAAAGCAGTTAGTTGATGTTGCAGTATAGTAGCCGAAATTTTTAATACTTCTTCTGGATCTAAAGTTCCATTAGTTTCTATATCAACTATTAATTTATCTAGGTCAGTCCTTTGCTCTACTCTTGCATTCTCTACCGTATAAGTTACTTTATTGATAGGACTAAATAATGCATCTATTTTTAAACCTCCTACTTTCTCGTCTTCATCTATATTGGAAGCTAATTCAAAGCCTCTACCTTTCTTAACATTAGCTACCAAAGATATTTCTCCACTAGAATTTAAGTGCGCTATATGCTGAGTGGGGTCGACTATCTCTACCCCTGAAGGTACTTCAAAATCTCCAGCTGTTATTGCTCCTTCTCCTTTTTTATTAAGTCTTATTTCAGC belongs to SAR86 cluster bacterium and includes:
- the rpoA gene encoding DNA-directed RNA polymerase subunit alpha — translated: MDDNYDIIKDFLTPTEIVVEELGANRSKIILEPLEQGFGHTLGNALRRIMLSSMPGSAITEVNIDGVLHEYSTIEGVQEDVMNILLNLKEVSVRLFDTNDAEIRLNKKGEGAITAGDFEVPSGVEIVDPTQHIAHLNSSGEISLVANVKKGRGFELASNIDEDEKVGGLKIDALFSPINKVTYTVENARVEQRTDLDKLIVDIETNGTLDPEEVLKISATILQHQLTAFAELGALEFVDEEPEQDPIDPVMLRPVDELELTVRSANCLKAENIHYIGDLVTRAESDLLRTPNLGKKSLNEIKEVLLARGLSLGLVLENWPPK